Within Lolium rigidum isolate FL_2022 chromosome 5, APGP_CSIRO_Lrig_0.1, whole genome shotgun sequence, the genomic segment ACGCTAATACCAGCAACCTTGCTCGGAGAATTTACTATAGCATTTCTCTTTTGCCCCGCTCGGATCATCATCAAACATGACCACATCATTTGGGCCCTTGATAACAGGAAAAGCCAAATCCGGCGGCATTTTAGGAGTCTCCCTTCTCTTGTACACTTGGGTACCCCCACCCCGGGTTCCACTCGTAGCCCTGAAATTGAACTTGGAGACCACTTCCTTCACATGGCTAGTAGAAAGGTCAAAACGCCGGTCTGGGTCAGTTCCATTACCCTTGCCAGCTCCATCATGCTGGTCCTTAGAGTCACCCTCACGACCTTGAGGATACTTCTTTGTGTCATCTCTCGGCCCTGCTCGCCATTGAGATTCTTGCTTCCACGGCTCCCGGTAGCGCAACGAAGCATCATACGGACACTTACCCTCCTCATCTCTTTCGGCGAGGAGTTGGACAGAAATTTTCGAGTGGCCGATTATTCCACATGAGAAACGAAATACGGCAGTCGTTCATACGCTATTGAGTACCACTCTACCGTCTTCCTTTTTTTGGATTCAATCGGAAAACCTCTCATGAGAGGTTCGTCCGGATCAATCCACACTCTAGCTCTCAAACTCGCCCCCAACCGGACCTAGAACCATTGTCATGCGAGGTCCAGCTTGATAAACTCTCCAACCTGATTCGCAATAGCCTTACCACGTGCTTCATTCATCCAGGTTAAAGGCAGATCATCACATCTGAACCACATCGGAAGCCTCTTGAATTTGATCTCCGATGGCTTCATACTCACGTCGAAATCATCTAGGACAACCGCATGTTTAGATACCGTCCATGGTGCCCCCTCCCGGACGCGCTTCCGATCTCTATCAAACTCCATACTTGCTAGGAAAATATTGTCACCCTTAGCGGTGAATTTCAAACCTCTAGGGTTTCCCCATTGTGGGCGCAGAGCACTATCAATCGTCTGAATATGGAATTTTTGGATGATAGAACTTTACCCATCACTGCAAACTTCACTGGATCCTCTCCATCCTCCTTCTCGTCCTCCATCaccaagatctgcttctccctgGCGGTCAGACCTAGTTTGGCGAGTTTCGAAGTGACCCCCTGGATCACCGTTTCCCCACCTCCATCCGTCCCCCTGCTTGCAGCCGCCTCTGGACTTGAGTCCGCCATGGCAGAACCCCTGAGAGGCGACTCCAAACCTGGAACAGATCACCAGCGAGCTCTGTGCAAGGAGCCCCGATCTCCTCTCGTCGTCTCCAAGCCCAGATCGCCTCCAAGGACGCCAAGACGCGTCGCCAGAGCCCCTAAACCTAGAAAAACGGTTCGGGCTTTTCCCCTGCTCTTAGTTTGTCGTGTACTCTGAGATGAGCACAATACTTTTCGAGTTACTCTACCAGTTTTTCCAACAGTGTCGTGTTCCCGCGCCTATAAGAACGGCCAAACTTTTTGGACACCACACCTCAACAAGCAACCAAGAAAGAACGCGGCTGGCAGTAGATCGATACGACACGACAAGACAGGGAACGAGCGAGCGAACGAACGAAGCTGTTAACGATTTCTTCGGCTCGACCGGCCATGGACCCGCGGTGCAGCGGGCACTGGGAGAGCTCGTCGGATGACGTGACGAGGCCGCTGCTGCCTCTGCACGACGACATCACTGACGACGGCGCCCGGCGCTCCTGCTCGGCGTGCTCGCCGCTCAGGTCGGTGCTGGCAAACAAGTACCTATCAGTCGCGGCCGGCCCTCTGGCCGCCGGGCTGATCTGCGCGCTGGTGGACCTCGGCGCCGGTCACGCCGCGGCGCGCAACATGCTCGGTGTGCTGGCCTGGGTGTTCATCTGGTGGATCACCGACGCCGTGCCACTCGCCGTCGCGTCCATGGCGCCGCTCTTCCTCTTCCCCGTCTTCGGCGTCTCCGACGCCGACGCCGTCGCCAAAGCATACATGGACGACGTCATCTCCCTCGTCCTCGGCAGCTTCATCCTCGCCCTCGCCATCGAGCACTACAACATCCACCGCCGCCTCGCCCTCAACGTACGGTCAATCAATCAATCGATTCAGAGCAGAGTTCCTGCACAATCAAAGAACTAACATTGGGCTGTTCGTTCCAACGCGCAGATCACGTCGCTCTTCTGCGGGGACCCGGTGAAgccggcgctgctgctgctgggcATCTGCGGCACCACCTTCTTCATCAGCATGTGGATCCACAACACGCCCTgcaccctcatgatgatgcccgtGGCCACCGGGATACTGCAGAGGCTCCCCGCCGGCGAAGCGTCTTCCGCCGACGCGCGGGAGGTCAGGCGCTTCTCCAAGGCGGTGGTGCTCGGCGTCGTCTACGCGTCGGCGATCGGCGGGCTGGCGACGCTCACGGGCACCGGCGCCAACATCATCCTCGTGGGGATGTGGTCCACCTACTTCCCGGAGCAGGACCCCATCACCTTCAGCTCCTGGATGTCCTTCGGCCTCCCCATGGCGCTCGTCCTCTTCGCCGCGCTCTGGGCCACCCTCTGCCTCATGTACTGCTCCAACAACACCGGGAGGGCGCTCTCCGCTTACCTCGACCGGACCCACCTCAGGAGGGAGCTCAGCTTGCTCGGTACGTTGCCTTTCTTGCTCTCTCTGTGTACCTGGAGAAATGCTTTTACAATTCAATCATGGTCCGGCCATCTGGCTTTCTCAATGTCGACATAGCAGGCCTTGGTCAAACATTACATAGTCACTCTCAGCAATGAACCACATTTTGCCGCTTGTCAGCCGTTGAAAACTAATTCCACATTCTGATGAGGATCTCCATTTTTGTTTGTGCCAGGCCCAATGGCTTTTGCAGAGAAGATGGTTCTTGCCGTTTTCGGGGTAAGTTGTATGTAGCCCCCCTTTTTACCTGAACCTAGAAGCAGAGTGTCACTAATGGATCGATGGATAACTCGTTTGCAGGGCCTGATTGTGCTATGGATGACGAGGAGCTTGACAGACGACATCCCTGGGTGGTCGGTACTCTTCCACGGCAATGTTGGGGATGGAACTGTCACTGTAAGTACTCACCCATATTGCCTGACTAATTTATCATTACAGAGGACGTGGCACCAACCTGCTTGCTCGTAATGCAGATCATGATGGCGACGCTGCTCTTCATAATCCCGAGCGGCAAGAACGACGGCGAGAAGCTCATGGACTGGGGAAAGTGCCGGAAGCTGCAGTGgaacatcatcctcctccttggcgCTGGCTTCGCCATCGCCGACGGCTTCAAGACGAGCGGCCTCACGGACATCCTCTCGGAGGGGCTCGGCTTCCTGCGGGGCGCGCCGGCGCTCGTCATCGCGGCCGTGGCGTGCATCTTCAGCGGCCTCATCACCGAGTTCACCTCCGATGACGCCACCACCACGCTCGTGTTGCCGCTGCTCGCCGAGCTGGGCAAGACCATCGGCGTGCACCCGCTGCTGCTCATGGTGCCAGGCGCCGTCGGCGCGCAGCTCTCGTACCTGCTGCCCACCGGCTCCCCGGGCAACGTCGTCGGGTTCAGCACCGGCTACGTCACCATCAAGGATATGGTGGTCACCGGAATGCCCCTGAAAATCATCGGTGTTGCGGCTCTCACTGTCCTACTGCCAACGCTAGGTAATTTTACTTAAGATTCTTGCACTAGTAAATAATTTAGCCTCCGAAAAAAAACTGCAGCCTGGTACTGAATCCTGTTATTTTCTTGATGTGATGCAGGTTCTGTGGTTTTTGGCATGGATCAGAAGGTATAGAAACGTAGAGTACTGGAAAATCAGTTGCACCTTTTGAGCATTACCATGGGTAGTCTGTAGGTTAGGATGTAGTACTAGTAGAGTGTTCAGGTTGTACAGTGTATAGTCAATGTCGTTACCTCATGAATGATATGAGGTCATATTCTTTTCGGTATCTAGGAGACGATATTAAGATTTGTATTGAGCAATTCCATATGAATATATTGAAATTTGCAACCTCCTCGTTTTCATTCTCATGTACTAGTGCACATTCTCTAAAACCACAAAGCAAAGATGTGTTTTGGATCGGCAGATTGCATAATTGCCTATACGTAAACAGCTCCATGATGGTGATCATACAAAGATCTTGCAGTTTTCTTCTCTCTATAAACAACTCAACTATCAGGATCGATCGTATGATTGACTCTGTCTATAAACAAGTGCATGATGAGTAGCCAATCGCAGAATGTACCAAGCAATGCCTTTATAATTGACACATTTTCCTTTCACCTTATCACTTCTACGGATGGATCGGAGCATTGGAAGATATCCTGCACTGCGCTGGTAGTTGATGAGGATGATTTGCTAACAAAATGATATGACAAGATTGATAACAAAATACTAGTAACCCCCTTATGCAATGGAATGACCGTGCTACAGAGTACGTGTGTTAAAATATCGTATTCCCCAAATTGGAAAAAAAGTCAATGATTCCgtgatataatttttattttaGTATACTTGGTCATAAACTAGAAATATCTACCAAGATATTTTTTACCATAAAATTTAGTGATCTTTACAATATCGGTAAGGTTACAAACAAAATATGTGCACTGTAATCATGCAAGTGACACAAACTCTCTTTTATTATCTTCCCATATTTTAGAGGATCATCTATAAATATTTTTAGGCCCAATGCATTTAATAAATTAATGTAATTTTTGTTGGACAATACAATATAAATGCATCACGATATATAACCTATTAATGTAAATTTAAAAAATGAGTTATAAATAAGTATAAAAGTTCAGTACAAATAGTTTTATTTGTTTTGACTCGTCTGACCACAAAAATTTGCATAAACGATTCTGGTGTGACCAATAATGTATTTGACATGTAATAGCACATTAGAAATGAAGCCAAAACTATTTGTTCTGTAGTGCACATTTGGGaaattatattttttttattaacgtaaaaaaataatataagctATCGAGTAATTAATAATACTTCATGTGAATTGTCTTAAGTGACTGACTTAAATCGTTTTCAACTTGTGTAAATGATTGTCGTATTCCAATTGTTCATATGAGAATAGATGTATATTCAACCGATGATATGTCTCTGCACTAAGGATCCACAACACGCCCTgcaccctcatgatgatgccggtGACCACCGGGATCCTGCAGAGGctccccgccggcgccgccgacgcGCAGGAGGTCAGGCGCTTCTCCAAGGCGGTGGTGCTCGGCGTCGTCTACGCGTCGGCGATCGGCGGACTGGCGATGCTCACGGGCACCGGCGCCAACATCATCCTGGTGGGGATGTGGTCCACCTACTTGCCGGAGCAGGACCCATCACCTTCAGCTCCTGGATCTCCTTCGGCCTCCCCATGGCGCTCGTCCTCTTCGCCGCGCTCTGAGCCACGCTCTGCCTCATGTACTGCTCCAACAACACCGGGACGATGCTCTCAGCTTACCTCGACCGGACCCACCTCAGGAGGGAGCTCAGCTTGCTCGGTATGTTGCCATTCTTGCTCTCTCCCCGTGTACCTGGGGAAATGCTTTTACAATTCAAAATCATGGTCCGGCCATCTGGCTTTCTGAATGTCGACATAGCAGGCCTTGGTCAAACATTACATAGTCTGGATAAGTGGGCAATCAACCACATTTTGCCGCTTGTCCCGAGCTGAAAAATAATTTCAGTGTCTGATGAGCATCTCCATCTTGATTTGTGTCAGGTCCAATGGCTTTTGCAGAGAAGATGGTTCTTGCCGTTTTCGGGGTAAGTTGTAGCCGCTCTCTTTATCTTAACCTTGAAACACAGTGTTGCTGTAACATAACTGAAATACTTAATTGGTCCTAACTGTTTGCAGGGTCTGATTGTGCTCTGGATGACGAGGAGCCTGACAGACGACATCCCTGGGTGGTCAGTACTCTTCCACGGCAATGTTGGGGATGGAACTGTCACTGTACGTACTCACCCACACTACCTGATTATTTTTCGAGGGACATCTGTCACCTTAGTGCAGAGATGAGAGAACGTGGCACCAACCTGCTTGCTCGCAATGCAGATCATGATGGCCACGCTGCTCTTCATTATCCCGAGCGGCAAGAATGATGGCGAGAAGCTCATGGACTGGGGCAAGTGCCGGAAGCTGCAGTGgaacatcatcctcctccttggcgCTGGCTTCGCCATCGCCGACGGCTTCAAGACGAGCGGCCTCACGGACATCCTCTCGGAGGAGCTCGGCTTCCTGTGGGGGGTGCCGgcgctcgtcatcgccgccgtggcGTGCGTCTTTAGCGGCCTCATCACCGAGTTCACCTCCGACGACGCCACCACCACGCTCGTGTTGCCGCTGCTCGCCGAGCTGGGCAAGACCATCGGCGTGCACCCGCTGCTGTTGGAATTTGCCCACGGATCAATCACATGAAACTAGACGAACCCACGCAAACACAAAGTTTATCGCCAAGGGTGCGTGTCGCACCCTCTAAAACTATTCTCTttttattgcttttctctttTTCTCCACGTTACAACTCACGATACAAGACCCGTGCATATATATATGCAGCACTCACCGACCTAGCCTGGTCCTACTCTAAACCAACATGAATACCAACAGCTAATCCTACACCCCGAGAGACTCTACCTAACGCACAGGGACGCAGAGTCCTAGCCGGACTGCTCGTAATACAAACTAGGCTAGAACTAACCTGACTCATACATGATCTCTAGTCCTATACTCCTGGTATAGACTAGAAGCTCACATACGAGTGCAACAACGAAAACTCATCTAATTAGgaaacctaagagcatctccagtcgcgtcccccaaaccgtctcccaaaccgcgccggattgagcgtttgggggacgtgtttcgttcgtgccgcgtttgggggacgtcgctccccagtcgcgtcccccaaacaaaatttcgcaaattttaaacttaactagattcgattagattcgtccaaatttacatagattcgaacgaaatttgactaactttaaaactaaacctaatctagaaccgcttgcggcggccggaggcgtcgtagtactgctggaagttgtacatctcgtcggtgacgatctcctgcttgccgcgctcgtcgacgggctcgtccacgggctcgtccttcaccaagccgcttggtcctgcctcgccgtcgtcggtgaggtccaccggcggcttgccggagtcgaggatggacatggcgatcgccgcgtccaggtcgccctccgagcgtccttgtcgtccatggacgccatgaacgccgccccgcagccctgggcagtcctcggggtcgtcgctggcggcgatgagccgctgctgccgctcgtactccgcccggccagcgccgccgcgacgcttcctccggctcctccttcacctccggctcgggatgaggagggcgccgccgtgcctcccttgctgccgcccgccgccgctgccgccacgccttgtgttgacgggcgtcgccggctcctccttgacctcccgtttggggacggtgtagggcgccgaccggtacgacgaggacggcgtcgatcgcgccggtcccgaggaagaagagtgcgaggaggacgagtacgtcgtcctcctcggctgccattgaggagacggcggcggcgacgacggcatctccggccgcggagcgccgttgcggatgccgcggatgacgttctcgagggcgcgcccggaacgccccgcatcgggcgcggccgtccttgttccagctgttggggccaccgacgagcccgtcggtgctgtgcatctcgacgtcgtacttggccttgaagtacgtcgtccaccgggCGTCGTTGTTCTCGACCGCCCACGTCCGGATCCCTCCGCTCCtccgcggtgagttgagcccgccgggccatgacggcgtcccaccattggtccgtgcgcggctcggcggcggcggaacgccaatgccgttcacggccatcctccggccgccgccgcttggcagccgcatgtccggcgggaccggataccggcgcggtacggcgcccacgcctccgccacggtgaggctgccgcgtccgaagccgttcgccgcggcgatcttgcgggaggacgacatttttttgagcggcgaggagaggatctgggagggggaggcggcggcgacgagaaggatgagCGGCGCTAACTGCAGGGcgccttaaaacagcggcggcagcgggtggttgcacgcaataactccggcgcggacggccacgcggccatgcacgacgagacgcgtccctgcgtcgcctgggaaaacagggacgccattaacgtcgcttgaccaaaggtaggcgacggggttttagccttccgtgccgccgacgcgtcgggcccgcgtcggttggcctcgcgttTCGTTGTGTCcgccgtccccggagcgtcccctgtgggacggggacgggctcggggcgccggacaccgtatcgggccgcgccggacaaaaaagggctttgggggacgcggctggaacgctttttttgtccggcgcgccccaaatcgctttggggaacggtttgggggacgcgactggagatgctctaagtaaacTAGACCCAAGATTACTCTAACAGCTGCTGCTCATGGTGCCCGGCACCGTCGGCGCGCAGCTCTCGTACCTGCTGCCCACCGGCTCCCCGGGCAACGTCGTCGGGTTCAGCACCGGCTACATCACCATCAAGGATATGGTGGTCACCGGAATGCCCCTGAAAATCGTCGGCGTTGCTGCTCTCACTGTCCTACTGCCAACGCTAGGTAATGTTACTTAAGATTCTTGCACAAGTAAATAATTCAGCCTCCGAAAAAAAACTGCAGCCTGGTAAATATACTCTGGTAATGAATCCTTCTATTCTCTTGATGTGATGCAGGTTCTACGGTTTTTGGCATGGATCAGAAGGTATAGAAAGTACTGAAAA encodes:
- the LOC124653422 gene encoding tonoplast dicarboxylate transporter-like yields the protein MDPRCSGHWESSSDDVTRPLLPLHDDITDDGARRSCSACSPLRSVLANKYLSVAAGPLAAGLICALVDLGAGHAAARNMLGVLAWVFIWWITDAVPLAVASMAPLFLFPVFGVSDADAVAKAYMDDVISLVLGSFILALAIEHYNIHRRLALNITSLFCGDPVKPALLLLGICGTTFFISMWIHNTPCTLMMMPVATGILQRLPAGEASSADAREVRRFSKAVVLGVVYASAIGGLATLTGTGANIILVGMWSTYFPEQDPITFSSWMSFGLPMALVLFAALWATLCLMYCSNNTGRALSAYLDRTHLRRELSLLGPMAFAEKMVLAVFGGLIVLWMTRSLTDDIPGWSVLFHGNVGDGTVTIMMATLLFIIPSGKNDGEKLMDWGKCRKLQWNIILLLGAGFAIADGFKTSGLTDILSEGLGFLRGAPALVIAAVACIFSGLITEFTSDDATTTLVLPLLAELGKTIGVHPLLLMVPGAVGAQLSYLLPTGSPGNVVGFSTGYVTIKDMVVTGMPLKIIGVAALTVLLPTLGSVVFGMDQKV